The following proteins come from a genomic window of Emys orbicularis isolate rEmyOrb1 chromosome 9, rEmyOrb1.hap1, whole genome shotgun sequence:
- the LONRF3 gene encoding LON peptidase N-terminal domain and RING finger protein 3, with translation MGSHPPRQLLLQFAAGAFQAQNLERAAELCGSQLQVDAPSLLPEWQALLKRADALAYGGRLHEAFQLYQLVSRHQQLRAEQLEKLVECLAQGIRLRERLPACCSGGGSLLQPRDWDIFSCRKCQGFLFEPVSLPCGHTFCKKCLERDRASESHCALCKEEGSLAAGQHLRVNVILSNLLAKWFPGQVKASQLRHEGNLFYKEKKLQAALQKYNEAVSLAPNDHLLYSNRSQINSTLKSYEDALHDAETACRLQPYWSKGHLRKGQALANVGKIEESLREFLFCLALDFGNRTAKSEAQKLLLSLFSPIPGNAQEHLPDILQLLSPHSRLKGNLLNSVGSADTSHNLQRLLKVNVEQKKSFPAQEEQKMSDCGSLRKSIQMIESKKGCSEDENKHASAPESALLISEKCSLLKRKHCSEEMRSAEVPCKLMKKGAIDAKGSSAGRRVSFEFVDPSDLDCSLCMRLFYEPVTTPCGHTFCLKCLERCLDHNAKCPLCKEGLSECLALRKYCKTVLMEALIAKYLPEELTERRKIYEEEIAELSNLNKNVPIFVCTMAYPTVPCPLHIFEPCYRLMIRRCMETGTKQFGMCIGDPVKGFADYGCILEIRNVEFFADGRSVVDSIGKRRFKVIEHSQRDGYNTADIEYIEDQKVQGENYVELLVLHDSVYDQAYMWFNSLKQPLKSRILSHFGPMPAKDPDPQASPNGPAWCWWVLAVLPLESRAQLPFLAMKSMKDRLNGIRRVLTFMSRTRSR, from the exons ATGGGCTCCCACCCGCCgcgccagctgctgctgcagttcGCCGCCGGGGCGTTCCAGGCGCAGAACTTGGAGCGGGCGGCCGAGCTGTGCGGCAGCCAGCTGCAGGTGGATGCCCCGAGCCTGCTGCCCGAGTGGCAGGCGCTGCTCAAGCGGGCCGACGCGCTGGCCTACGGGGGCCGGCTCCACGAAGCCTTCCAGCTCTACCAGCTGGTCTCCCGCCACCAGCAGCTGCGGGCGGAGCAGCTGGAGAAGCTGGTGGAGTGCCTGGCGCAGGGCATCCGGCTCCGAGAGCGGCTGCCCGCTTGCTGTAGCGGCGGGGGCAGCCTCCTGCAGCCCCGGGACTGGGACATCTTCAGCTGTCGCAAATGCCAGGGCTTCCTTTTCGAGCCCGTCTCTTTGCCTTGCGGACACACGTTTTGCAAAAAGTGCCTGGAGCGGGACAGGGCCTCCGAGTCCCACTGCGCCCTGTGCAAGGAAGAGGGGAGCCTGGCGGCCGGGCAGCACCTCCGCGTCAATGTCATCCTCAGCAACCTGCTGGCCAAGTGGTTCCCCGGACAAGTGAAGGCATCGCAGCTCAGGCACGAAGGGAACCTCTTCTATAAGGAGAAGAAGCTGCAAGCTGCCCTGCAGAAGTACAATGAAGCAGTCAGCCTAG CTCCAAATGACCATTTATTATATAGCAACCGGTCCCAGATTAACTCTACTTTGAAATCTTATGAAGATGCATTGCATGATGCAGAAACAGCATGCAGGCTCCAACCATATTGGTCAAAG GGTCACTTAAGGAAAGGACAAGCATTGGCTAATGTGGGGAAAATAGAAGAATCTTTAAGAGAGTTTCTATTTTGCCTTGCCTTGGATTTTGGGAACAGGACCGCCAAATCAGAGGCTCAAAAG CTTCTACTTAGTTTATTTTCACCCATCCCGGGAAACGCTCAGGAACACTTACCCGATATCCTGCAGCTGTTGTCACCTCACTCTAGATTGAAGGGGAACCTTCTAAATTCAGTGGGATCTGCAGACACCAGCCATAACCTACAAAGGTTGCTCAAG GTAAATGTGGAACAGAAAAAGAGTTTCCCTGCTCAGGAAGAACAAAAAATGAGTGACTGTGGCAGTCTGAGAAAATCCATTCAAATGATAGAAAGTAAAAAAGGCTGCTCAGAAGATGAGAACAAACATGCCTCCGCCCCAGAGTCTGCCCTTCTCATTTCTGAGAAATGCAGCCTTCTGAAGAGAAAGCACTGCTCTGAGGAAATGAGAAGTGCTGAGGTGCCCTGCAAACTCATGAAGAAAG GTGCAATTGATGCCAAGGGATCTAGTGCTGGGCGCCGCGTTTCATTTGAATTTGTGGACCCCTCTGACCTGGATTGTTCTTTGTGTATGAG GCTTTTTTATGAACCTGTCACCACACCTTGTGGGCACACCTTCTGCCTGAAATGTCTCGAAAGATGCCTAGATCACAACGCAAAATGTCCCCTGTGCAAAGAAGGTCTCTCTGAG TGCTTGGCTCTGAGGAAATATTGCAAAACGGTACTGATGGAGGCGTTAATAGCGAAGTACCTTCCAGAGGAACTCACTGAGAGAAGGAAGATTTATGAAGAAGAAATTGCAGAGCTTTCCAA cTTAAATAAGAATGTTCCGATCTTTGTCTGCACAATGGCCTATCCTACTGTCCCTTGCCCTCTGCACATCTTTGAGCCATGTTATCGACTGATGATTCGAAGATGCATGGAGACTGGCACCAAACAATTTGGAATGTGTATTGGTGATCCTGTCAAGGG GTTTGCTGATTATGGCTGCATTCTGGAGATAAGAAACGTTGAATTCTTTGCTGACGGTCGCTCTGTTGTAGACAGCATTGGCAAGAGGAGGTTTAAGGTGATAGAGCACAGCCAGCGTGATGGATACAACACAGCAGATATTGAGTACATTGAGGATCAGAAG GTGCAAGGAGAGAACTATGTGGAGTTACTTGTTCTACATGATTCTGTATATGATCAGGCTTATATGTGGTTTAACTCACTCAAACAACCACTCAAGAGTCGAATTCTCAGTCATTTTGGTCCAATGCCAGCTAAGGATCCTGACCCACAG GCTAGCCCCAATGGCCCTGCGTGGTGCTGGTGGGTCCTTGCTGTCCTTCCCCTTGAGAGTAGAGCTCAGCTCCCGTTTCTTGCCATGAAATCTATGAAAGACCGCTTGAATGGCATCAGACGGGTCCTTACATTTATGTCCCGTACAAGGTCACGATGA